The Lonchura striata isolate bLonStr1 chromosome 5, bLonStr1.mat, whole genome shotgun sequence genome window below encodes:
- the LOC110478544 gene encoding arg8-vasotocin receptor, producing MKNFSFPMQDNTHQTESPPPHRFLSLTNQSDPIGRPERDQQLAHVEIAVLGVIFLTASVGNFILILELWRRRKKLSRMYVFMLHLSIADLVVAFFQVLPQLIWDITDVFIGPDFLCRIIKYLQLLGMFASTYMIVVMTVDRYQAVCYPMVTFQKKRALWNIPICSSWSIALILSLPQVFIFSKTEISPGVFECWGEFIQPWGPRAYVTWIFVVIFFIPSAILITCQVKICKIIRRNINVKKQNECDSTKQNQVLPSRASSVNCISKAMIKTVKMTVVTVVAYVLCWSPFFIAQLWSVWFPSILTEGSAFTIIMLLGNLNSCANPWIYMYFCGQIPYCTNKQLENASAQEESVFTGSIHLVDRDPEDNSTSA from the exons ATGaagaatttttcatttcctaTGCAGGATAACACCCATCAGACTGAGAGTCCTCCTCCTCACAGATTCCTGAGTTTGACAAATCAGTCAGATCCTATTGGAAGACCAGAAAGAGATCAGCAATTAGCTCATGTAGAGATTGCTGTACTGGGGGTGATATTTCTGACGGCGTCTGTGGGCAATTTCATTCTCATACTGGAGCTTTGGCGAAGAAGAAAGAAGCTGTCTAGGATGTATGTGTTCATGCTTCACCTCAGCATTGCTGACTTAGTGGTAGCCTTTTTTCAAGTGCTGCCACAACTCATATGGGATATTACAGATGTTTTCATAGGGCCAGATTTCTTGTGCAGAATTATCAAGTATCTACAATTGCTGGGCATGTTTGCCTCTACTTATATGATAGTGGTCATGACAGTGGACAGATATCAAGCTGTTTGCTACCCTATGGTCACTTTCCAAAAGAAGAGAGCTCTCTGGAACATCCCCATTTGCAGCAGCTGGTCTATAGCACTGATTCTTAGCCTACCACAGGTATTTATCTTTTCTAAGACTGAAATATCTCCAGGTGTCTTTGAATGTTGGGGTGAATTTATTCAGCCCTGGGGCCCAAGGGCATATGTGACTTGGATTTTTGTAGTCATATTCTTCATTCCCTCAGCAATCCTTATCACATGCCAGGTCAAGATTTGCAAAATAATCAGAagaaatataaatgtgaaaaaacaGAATGAATGTGACTCAACAAAGCAGAACCAAGTCCTGCCATCCCGAGCAAGCAGTGTGAACTGTATTTCAAAGGCTATGATCAAGACAGTAAAAATGACAGTGGTGACAGTTGTTGCATATGTTCTCTGTTGGTCACCTTTCTTCATTGCACAGCTGTGGTCCGTGTGGTTCCCCAGCATCCTGACCGAAG GTTCGGCATTCACCATTATAATGCTCCTTGGCAATCTAAATAGTTGTGCCAACCCATGGATTTACATGTATTTCTGTGGTCAGATTCCATATTGCACAAATAAGCAGCTGGAGAATGCCTCGGCTCAAGAGGAATCTGTGTTCACAGGGAGCATTCATCTCGTAGACAGAGACCCTGAGGATAACAGTACTTCTGCATAA